ttgggagctaagcTGAGTCAATACTTGtaagcagggcttgttttgagcaggaatgcccaggaacacagttccagcttggcatcagggagcgtggcctaatatgcaaatgagttcctgttgggttttctCTTCACAAgcgccccgtgtgaaacaatggtgataccagggggtcaaatgagttcctgctgggctttttctcccaaaaaagccctgcttgtaaggCAGAtaaccaaggaagactctgcaaaagaaggcaatagcaaaccacctctgcttctcacttgccttgaaagccccttgccagGGTCACTATAAGtgagttgtgacttgatggcacacatgCATGCATATGATGTTGGACTCGACCCATGTACTGGGCAGCCCTGGTGCGAAAACACCAGGCAATCCACAGCAAGGAGTGGTAATAGTTACTGTAGCATTCTGAAAGGCTGTCTGTGCATTTGTGGAGTGTCACTTTTGGCTACAGACTTTTCTGTcctttcctgtttcctcctcccagCCCCGCTCCATTTCAGCTACGCAGCATGAGCTCTTGCCGGTGTTGCGCCGGGCGTTCCAAACGAGCACCATTTCCAGGGACATTGATACTGCCGCCAAGTTTATTGGCGCGGGCGCTGCCACTGTGGGCGTGGCAGGCTCCGGCGCTGGCATCGGGACCGTATTCGGCAGTCTCATCATCGGTTATGCCAGGTATGTTGGATTACTAAGCCATTTTTGAAAGAGCTCTCCATGAGTCTGAGAAGAGAAGCTTGCAGATTGGGAAGGAGGCACACCTCCTGGTTCAGTAAGCCAGAGACTTAGTTCGTGTGCTGACACTGGCTGCTGTCTGTAAATAGGAATTTCTAGGGAAGTGGGAATCAGACCACATCTGTGCCATGGGCATATGGTGGTGAGCAGTTTAACATCTGGATTTCTGAAGCTGGGACTCATCTTGGCTTCTTTGTAAGAATGCATGCTGTAGAAAAGCATTTTGGTCCTTTTTTTGTTGTATGTTTCTTTCTTTCAAGCCCTATTTActatatttatagcctgcctgtGTCACTGATCAAGAAAGATTACAGAATATAAAACAGAGCAGTCAGATTGCATAAAATaaccaatgaacaatgcaatTGGACTGGGATTAGAGAACAATACAAGCAGCAAACTACCAGAAAGTGGAATTACAAAGTTGTCTACTATTGTTGGGGAACCCCTGATAAGCTTCCGTTGAAAACTGGGGTTCCCTGGAACTGTTTGATAACCACTTTGTGATATTGAACTCAGGCCCCTGCACTGGTGTGAAAGTAACATGCAACAAAAGTAAGGTGATGCCTACATAATCATTGCAGCAGATGCCAATCCTGTTATAAAGGCTTGTTCTGTTCCGCTATGGTTGTTCCTTTTATCAAAATGCCCCCCGGCACCATTTCTGTCTTTCATATTCCACAGAATGTAGAAGTGTGGCAAAGGAGATCGCCTTATTGCAAGGTTGTGTTAGGCTGGGCAACTAAGACTTTCTCCTTTCCGAAAACCGTGCTGTTAGAAGTGATGTCCTTGATCCCTGTCCCTTTATGATGCTTCACAGTAGCTAAGACGTTGACACTGTTTGTCTCACTCACaggtctctctctttcccttgcaGAAACCCTTCCCTGAAGCAGCAGCTCTTCTCCTATGCCATTCTAGGGTTTGCGCTATCCGAGGCCATGGGGCTGTTCTGCCTGATGGTGGCATTCCTTATCCTCTTTGCTATGTGAAGGAGTCGGATGTGCCCGCCTGCTGTGCGCTCCCCTCTCATCCCTCTGTGTTTAGTCTCGTGTGTGCTCCAACCTGATTGTTCTGCGGCAGATAGGGAGAGCCCGTCTGTTAACTGCATCTGTCTGGCTCAGAGGGGGAAAGCAAATAAATACTGTAttgatatacatttttttttctggtttctTGGTGGATTCTTAGCTAGTGGATGAACCCCAGTTACCCTTCATCATCAACGAACAGTTAGTGGGTGAAGCTTAGGGACATCACTTCCACTATTTGATACTGACACATTTCAAGTTTTGCGGAATGTACTCCTTTTAACATTCAGTGCCTCCATTTGTTCACTGAGAATCCCAGTTTTGTTCAAATGAAAGAGCAAGTTTCCAGCCAAATGGTCAAGGAGGAAAAGTTTAAAAGGTGACAAGTTTGCAAAACCCTGAGTTGGAGATTCTGTAGCAGGAATGAgaactctctctcccttccttacgTGCTGCCTGACATAGCACCTGTGATCTGGTAACTTTTTATTCTGTTCTCCTTTAACATTAGTTTGCAGCTAGAATGGGTCTGACGCAAGTTTAAACAAAAGTAAGGCCTCCTGAATTAAGTGGGGCTCACCTCTAAataagtgtgcataggattgcagatCCAGGAGAGCTCCTGCCATTTtagtgtagtgccagtttggtgtagtggttaagtgcatggaatcttatttgggagaactgggttttgaccccattcctccacatgcacctgctgatgtgaccttgagtcagtcataagttcttgcagagctgtgcctctcaagagcagtttctgtcagagctctctcagctccacttacctcacagggtgtctgttgtgaggaggggaagggaaaggaaaggagattgtaaggcactctgagacaactttgggtaatgaagggcagggtatgaaccAGTCTCCTCCTACTCTTCtcttctgctgtttttttttatttatttatttatatactgccTCTCCCAACAATGTGTATAAGACAGTGCAAAATACAATCAAACCACCAGCACAAAATCAACCAGCAGCTGCAGTTTAAAGTTGCCAGCACTGTTTATTTATAGTCAGCCTTTCTTGTTGAGACTTGAGGTGAAGCACAACATTTTAAGAAACCCAGTGCAGTATGATACAAATAATAATCCAATACATAAGAAAAAAATGTAATACAGATGGGAATAACAGTTAACCAAATTAACTAACAGCTTCACCCAGAGAAGTAACAATTTATGACATTAAAAAAATGTGAACAAAACTGAAATCTGAAATTTAAAATGTCTAATCTTGAAAACAAACTTCAATAGTATACTATGAGCACACACACAGCGTATTATGTAGAAAATTGGGGAGATTTAAACAATTACCCTGTCTTCGATCATATACATAAAAATTATCTAATGCTGTATATTCTtatataaaaaaaatatattgtgcattataagagaaaaaaacatttattcaaAAATATTACATACAACTGTTTCTGGTATTCCCCCAAATGTTCAGTTTTCCATTGGCGGGAATCTGTTGGGTGAGATGGAGAGGAAGAAGCTTTCCCCCAAATTCTTTCTGGTTTATCTCCTGACTTCTTAAACTGGTGGAGAAGCAGGTCCGTAGCCACGGGCAGAGGGGGCAGGCTACTCTGTTGGAGTCTTCCAGCCAGCGAGATTCCTGGCTGGCGAGGAGCCACTGAACTAATAAGCCCTAGCCCTTTGGTTTTACTTTGCATGGGCTGCTGCTGCCACGGGCCTGCGAGGCAGAGGAGGAAGCGGTGCAGAGCCACCGAGGGACTGTGGCAGCCAGCAGTGGAGGGGCTCAGCTGGCATCTGCTGGGGTCCACATGCGTGCCCCACCATGGAGAAGAGGCAGTGGAGATGCTCAAGAGCTAAGCACCCAACCGCCTTCCCTGGGGCTCAGCTGTCTCAGCTCCAGCCGCTGTTGACCCGCCTTGGGCTTCCCTTTCCTTGCTGCTTTTGGGTGGCTTAGAGACACTTCGGGAAGCAATGGGGTGACTGGGGAGGTGGCATGGCGAACTTGCCCCTCAGAGCCTGAGTCTGCTCTGTGCGTGAAGAGAGAGGCAGAGGAACTTGAACTGGAGTGCCTTAGAGGCAAAAGGATTGTGCTGCGTGGCAGATTGAGCATGGAGACTGTAGCCCCAGTCCCAGGAGGGGGAGTCATGCTTAAGAGGGCAGCCGGGCATTGCAACTTGCTGATAGCCCTCGCCTAACAGCTGTCCCACTTTGCCACACCTTTGATGCCACGGGGCCAGGCTTTCCCACGCTCAGTCCCTTCAGCATGGAGAGCCTCCTGTCagactctccccctccccggaAAGTGCTGCCGTGTGAGTAGAGCTGGCTGGAGGTGGGTGGCCTGGCGGCTCTTTTTCACATTTCTTAAAAaatgtgatgtcattttggggggCCCACCTCCCCACCTAAAATTTACCCCCTGGGGCCCCCCCACCTAAATtgttctggctacaggcctggagaGAAGTTCCTGAGATGCTGAATGCAGCACCACAAGCAGGAAACTTGAGCTGTCTTTCCAGGTAGCCTGGTCCTACTATGATGCTGATGCTTCTACCAGCTAAGGAATCAAGTGGTGTTTTTGCTGCTTGCCCAGTTCTTTCTGGTTTCAATGAACTTGGCTATATAGGTGTCTGTAAAATGAAACATGGCACAGAATCAGCCCTTAAAtaatttccccttccctttcaAACGCCCTTGGCATTTAAATCCATAGTGATAAAAGGCATTTGGTGAATTCATGTTGAGGGAGTATCATCACTGATGGCCTACATCTTGTGCTAATGAAATTCTAACTTTTGTCCACCATATACTTTTGGTGGATTGCAGAAATACCTAAATGATGCATCAAAGACACTTTTAACTGGAAAGTATTATCTGGCTAGGTGGGTGCTTGGAGGAGAGTTTGGTTGATGAATTGTTTTTTCTATAATGCTGAAACCAAAAGTTGCACATGTTTTGCAATGTAGTAAAGTTCTACTGTTTGGCCATTGGTGAATGGCTAGCTGGCTTTTGACAATGTAATTGTTGTAGCTCAAATTCAGATCTGAgtattgaaaatgcttttaaaatccaGGATGTGATGTTTGTGCCAAACATGAAAACAAAAAACTCTGAACTTTCAAAACCTGGAACTTCAGTTTCAGCCTCAGAAATCTTGTGAATTTCAGGGgggttttctgcaaaaaaaatttttttgcttttctcttaGGCTTATCTTTAATTGTTAGGTAAGATCTATTACATTTCCATTGCTCATCTAACCCATCCTTCCTACAGGCCTGTATACCTTTATTGCTATAAATATTTGTAACCCATCATGCCTTTGTGGCTCAAGGTAACTTAAAATTCCAAATTAAAACACCATTAAATGCCCCACACTAAAGAAACAGCTGCTGTTCAAACCCCTATTAAAAGCACTAGTAAATAAGATGGCCTTCTCATAACTTCTGAAGATGGTGCCCATTTAACCACTCCAGGAGCCTAATCCACAAGATGGAAACCACTGTCATTAAAGACCAGGCTCTGGGAGATGCCAAGAGGTCAatcttacggggggggggggggtatatccAGAAGGTgacaattttggggggggggctgtaattgGCAAACAGATGTAGGATTGGATCCAGTACAGCATTTGAATGGGCACAAGAAGTGCATTTTGGACTGCCACAGGATATGGAAGGTGAGAAAGTGCTAATCTGTAGCACAGGTCTGTCTGCCCATGAAAATGCtttgctggatccagcccatggaTCTAAGGAGagactaaattttccatcagCCGAATGGGATTTTCCTGCCTCTGTACTCCCATTGCAACCTGAataaaattctgaataaaacttcgttggtcttaaaggtgcacttgactcctactttgttctacttttCTATACAGTTGTTATGAGTAATGTGTGCAAAAGGATGAAAAGATTTTGTACATTGCTGAGAAATTACAACAGTATAATATAAAAGATCCAGCTAAGCCTTCATCGAACATATTATAGAcataaatgttttaagtatatttgTGATATGGTTTATACATTTATCTAAGTGTCAATTGTCACAGGTTTTTTTGCTTGACTTTATctattggactactgcaatttcCCTTGTCATTAATATCTGCATTTCCAGACAGTAGCAGCTTAGCAGAAGTGGTTACCTAGAAATAAACACAAAGGATTGCCTTGGTGAATAATACCAAGGTCCAGCATTAGGTTTCCTGTATCTCTAGGGAACTCCCAAACAGTGTATATAAATTATGATCTTCCAAAATTGCTTGTCTGTAACACCTTGTTTGCAGCAGaacactgcctctgaatatggaagttctGTTTTAGCTACTGTCatcagccactgatagacttccaTGAATTAATTATAATTAATTTAATAAATTGAAAACCATGTGTGCCATCGGCACGTCTCAACTACACATTGCCTTGATTAGTTCTCACTGTGATTTGAACAGCTGCATAACACTTAACTGACTAAAATGGAGTTGTGTGAAACCATTCCTTTGTCACTTGTAGATGGACTTCTGATCAGTCTAATTTCCCTGAAATCCTAGCTTTAGGGCAGGGGAAAGAAATCTTCCCCTCTTAAAACTGTTCATAATTTTGGAAAATTCTACTGTCTTCCCTTTGCCCTCTTTCTTGAACTTAGAACCTCCAAaagattatttaaaacattctttATACTTTATACTTCAGCTCATACATTATTCTACTGTACTTTTTTGCAGAACTATCCTAGTGTGTCACGCCATTAATCTGACCCAAATATGTCTTTGTGTAAACAAATGCCTCAGAATTGCTTTTGGGATTTCTGAGGGGGCCTGGCCTGATTCGGCCCACGTTGAGGCTTGTTCGAAGACCCACAGCTGGCCCTAGCAATCTGCTTTGGTGTTGCTAGGGAACCAGCCGGGCTGGGTGTTTGTTACAGTTGTGCCTGTGTTTTGGAAACCTGCTGCTGATAACATTCTGAGACAGCCCAGCCAACGATAAAACAAGCTAAGTGAGAGAAGGGTGTTAAATGACCAAGAGGAATCATGAACATCCTGTCTGAGAGAAAGATTCTTTCATGTAAATGGCACTGGGGAGAAGGAAGAGGTGCCAGCCAGTATAGTATAGCGGTTACCATGTtggcctaggatctgggagaaccaggttcaaatcctccactcttccatggaagctcactgggtgaccttgggccagtcacacagtctcagccttAACTTACTGCTCCAGGgatcttgtgaggataaaatggaagaaaggagaatgatataaagTTGCTTTGAATAGCCATCACAGAGAAAGGCAGAGTGTAAATGAAGTTATCCATTAATTAATTGTTTATAATATGTCCTCAGTTACAGGAAAATCTGAAGCTGCTGTAGATGCTGGGCAAAGGAGGGTTTCCTAGGGTCGTCCTTGATGCTAGGGCCACAGGGAGCTCCATCGTGGCAAGGTGGCAAGCAGAGTTTCCCACCATCTATGTATATTCCCTATAACTCTGCAGAACACGGTATTTGAACTAGGTAGCCACACTTGGTATTTGCTCCCTTGCATTTCATGTCTTTTGTATTGCTGGAAGTTAGGACAGAGGACAGAGTACAATTGCagtgctccctt
This region of Heteronotia binoei isolate CCM8104 ecotype False Entrance Well chromosome 13, APGP_CSIRO_Hbin_v1, whole genome shotgun sequence genomic DNA includes:
- the ATP5MC2 gene encoding ATP synthase F(0) complex subunit C2, mitochondrial, with the translated sequence MYTCAKFVSAPALVRNSSRLLCRPISASVLNRPEVRTDEPRSISATQHELLPVLRRAFQTSTISRDIDTAAKFIGAGAATVGVAGSGAGIGTVFGSLIIGYARNPSLKQQLFSYAILGFALSEAMGLFCLMVAFLILFAM